A window from Branchiostoma lanceolatum isolate klBraLanc5 chromosome 9, klBraLanc5.hap2, whole genome shotgun sequence encodes these proteins:
- the LOC136442491 gene encoding organic cation transporter protein-like: protein MLPFDEILTKYLGEFGRYQGWVLFLMCFAEIPVGFHQVASVFLAAVPAYHCAVPGLVTSRDCRPIPQALDMSIPWTQEKNESRQYLQCSRYNLTEQDYNMSSAAFWQNHSPESLSAGGTISCDRGWEYDCTTFTTTIVTEWDIVCSAGWLKRLTTAMYMVGVMVGAVVFGDLADRWGRRPSYLLSLLVQCVFGVAAAFAPNLVLFVIFRFFVGAATSGVIIVSCVMVAEFVGPSERVKVGVFRPLFFAVGEIIFAGIAYGIRDWRMLQLAISLPNLLFIPYFWVCPESPRWLMSRDQEKAKEVTLSMARMNKVNVPDEAFLSEDPESIKEELSRKYSIMDLLRTPNMRMRSLKCFYVWFTCSLVFYGFSLNITDLSGNIYLNFLISSIMEIPAYLSLLYLQERFGRKIPVFTYLFLTGLGLIIVTVLPTGNSRVAVAMLSKLCITGGFQGIMIYSIELFPTVVRNTGMGSSSMAAR from the exons ATGTTACCTTTCGACGAGATATTAACCAAGTACCTCGGTGAGTTCGGTCGGTACCAGGGATGGGTTCTCTTCCTGATGTGTTTCGCGGAGATCCCCGTGGGGTTCCACCAGGTCGCCTCGGTGTTCCTGGCCGCCGTGCCCGCCTACCACTGCGCGGTGCCCGGGCTCGTCACGAGCCGAGACTGCCGGCCGATTCCCCAGGCCCTGGACATGAGCATCCCCTGGACTCAAGAAAAGAACGAGAGTCGGCAATACCTTCAGTGCTCAAG GTATAACCTTACAGAACAGGACTATAACATGAGCTCCGCGGCCTTCTGGCAGAACCACTCCCCCGAGAGTCTGTCAGCCGGCGGGACCATCAGCTGTGACAGGGGGTGGGAGTACGACTGTACCACCTTCACAACAACCATAGTTACAGAA TGGGACATCGTGTGTTCTGCCGGCTGGCTGAAGCGCCTGACCACGGCCATGTACATGGTGGGGGTGATGGTGGGAGCGGTGGTGTTCGGAGATCTGGCTGACAG ATGGGGCCGCCGCCCGTCCTACCTCCTGAGTCTGCTGGTCCAGTGTGTGTTCGGCGTGGCCGCCGCCTTCGCGCCCAACCTGGTTCTCTTCGTCATCTTCCGCTTCTTCGTCGGCGCCGCCACGTCAGGAGTCATCATCGTCTCCTGCGTCATGG TTGCGGAGTTTGTTGGCCCCAGTGAGCGGGTGAAGGTGGGCGTGTTCCGCCCCTTGTTCTTCGCGGTGGGAGAAATCATCTTCGCGGGAATCGCGTACGGAATCCGCGACTGGAGAATGCTCCAGCTCGCCATCTCACTGCCCAACTTACTCTTCATTCCGTACTTCTG GGTGTGTCCGGAAAGTCCGCGGTGGCTGATGTCACGTGACCAGGAGAAGGCTAAGGAAGTCACACTGAGCATGGCAAGGATGAACAAGGTCAATGTCCCGGATGAAGCTTTCTTGTCCGAAGATCCAGAATCCATCAAG gAGGAATTGTCCAGGAAATACAGCATCATGGACTTACTGCGCACGCCCAACATGAGGATGAGATCGCTCAAGTGTTTCTACGTTTG GTTCACGTGCAGTCTGGTGTTCTACGGCTTCTCCCTAAACATCACGGACCTCAGCGGAAACATCTACCTCAACTTCCTCATCTCCTCCATCATGGAGATCCCGGCCTACCTGTCCCTACTCTACTTACAGGAGAG ATTCGGACGGAAGATCCCAGTTTTCACCTACCTGTTCCTGACGGGCCTGGGGCTCATCATTGTCACTGTCCTCCcaacag GTAACAGCCGTGTTGCTGTAGCGATGCTCTCTAAGCTGTGCATCACCGGCGGGTTTCAGGGCATCATGATCTACTCCATAGAGCTCTTCCCTACCGTGGTCAG GAACACTGGCATGGGTTCTTCCTCCATGGCTGCACGTTGA
- the LOC136442489 gene encoding transcriptional protein SWT1-like isoform X2 gives MSTVSSTKTPLPLGWVKCHSKSHPGYCYYFNMSTRARTWQRPVLDEEEAKGPKEAEKKETRKSHDSGVHSDREDKSPTNDAASCVSMTSLTSEKVSHYFSSMLDKKAGPSSAVSPSEAPSERGQKRKIEDDFSDNESMLSLSAFSMSSLLSLKSKKDAPAAQKWKPLDQTSPHNDVDYGQPSETAAAATTSAGQQSQAGSDPKTGTGLKKLSTKGLTLKKLPPKISTVSRPPRSPSLTTRSPNQQQRTANTAVSPSPVRKEGPSNASSTSVDNGLDPLPDYDEVEGYTAPAPGKAKHKRMKASLPSHDLRNNITGKPVELVKTNKYSYNRGPASYVRNKLKERDLREKLTSKSMPPPMGPPSHFARPKAPRQDGVFKAPFPVGHRQQKPYYRGQSWRDHNGNHNNQEDYYTLGQLPFSLEVTTVNRTDENWGDSLTVCESPKFRSGDIDKVTCTVDQRDHRRVALDGETNAALGRDTSLPQENNAVPQENFDDIVEMDIDMDVETEERLINEIQEVRGHLSTDASASHGTLTSMQVVQTEYMETETTGAPGVDGNLPLFIVLDTNVLLNHLKFLDDLKDQQISGMGRPVLVVPWVVMQELDALKSQDMLNKPGRTLKLETQHQAAQAVRYLYKCLQNRHPRVRGQTAQEGSVKLVGFNPECNDDRVLQCCLMYSQKYTGVNVILFTNDKNLCNKAVINGMQSFTRETLMSGIKAMYPEEVVAAPIVTRPKNPIAVPVKQESRNQIRSPCVSPPMAPPNRATTPPMPPPARTNQTRGTDPTSRRKQMADDVLCGMKTLLKAVFAVVLETEMKAVYDDTWKMIVYRKPPWSLQDLLLCFDKHWIAVFGMFLSRDVKEHLDSLVKHFTRGRSYGVDLQETLQLLQDALQLVRQLHNHSTYDGTLPKVISELQTAQHQCQEVLSGNMSCLTVKQPVPPTTAPLHAPQQQEPTNSPDVQMWITFDVVWKAVSYFLVKIFNGLDYKHSIPQPAENMADLPSKYEAVTFMCKLHPLLARVVLDMENFLKLERAEQLQPLSTSLCNAIHDFLNQLVYTNSEPSSLQYPTVVQPSVLTPDVLIRYCRDPLAQERMGRGLQQLGTYLTQLIQCGNFIFPEASKNNWLQQA, from the exons GAGACTCGTAAGAGCCACGACTCTGGAGTGCACTCTGACAGGGAGGACAAGTCCCCTACAAACGATGCTGCCAGCTGTGTCTCCATGACTTCATTGACTTCGGAAAAG GTGTCACATTACTTCAGCTCCATGTTGGACAAGAAAGCAGGACCGAGCAGCGCGGTCTCCCCCTCAGAGGCGCCGTCAGAAAGGGGCCAGAAGCGCAAGATCGAGGATGACTTCAGCGACAACGAGAGCATGCTCTCGCTCAGTGCCTTCTCTATGTCCTCTCTGTTGTCACTCAAGAGCAAGAAAGATGCCCCTGCAGCCCAGAAATGGAAACCCCTTGATCAGACGTCACCACACAATGACGTAGATTACGGACAGCCCAGTGAgactgcagcagcagcaaccaCGTCCGCTGGACAACAGTCACAGGCAGGGAGTGACCCAAAAACTGGCACAGGTCTGAAGAAACTTTCTACCAAGGGACTGACCCTGAAAAAACTGCCACCAAAGATATCTACTGTAAGCCGTCCTCCTAGATCTCCTAGCCTGACTACAAGATCTCCCAACCAACAGCAGCGCACAGCTAACACTGCAGTTAGTCCCTCACCTGTACGGAAGGAGGGGCCATCCAACGCCAGCAGTACTTCAGTTGACAATGGTTTGGACCCTCTTCCTGACTATGATGAGGTTGAGGGCTACACTGCACCAGCCCCTGGCAAGGCAAAACACAAGCGGATGAAAGCCTCCCTGCCTTCGCATGACCTCAGGAACAATATCACAGGAAAGCCTGTGGAACTGGTCAAGACAAACAAGTATAGCTATAATAGAGGTCCGGCCAGCTATGTGAGGAACAAGCTGAAAGAGAGGGACCTGCGCGAAAAGCTGACAAGTAAATCCATGCCGCCACCTATGGGGCCACCGAGTCACTTTGCCCGACCGAAGGCTCCAAGACAAGATGGAGTTTTCAAAGCCCCGTTTCCCGTGGGCCACAGGCAGCAGAAACCCTACTACAGAGGCCAGTCATGGAGGGACCACAACGGGAACCACAACAACCAGGAAGACTATTACACTCTCGGACAGCTGCCCTTCTCCCTGGAAGTCACCACGGTAAACCGCACAGATGAGAACTGGGGAGACAGTTTAACCGTGTGCGAGAGCCCAAAGTTCAGAAGTGGGGATATAGACAAGGTGACGTGTACAGTGGATCAACGGGATCACAGAAGAGTCGCTCTTGATGGGGAGACAAATGCCGCTCTTGGCAGGGACACCAGCCTACCTCAGGAAAACAATGCAGTGCCTCAGGAGAACTTTGACGACATTGTAGAGATGGACATCGACATGGACGTAGAGACGGAGGAAAGATTGATCAACGAGATCCAAGAAGTCCGGGGGCACCTCTCTACTGACGCGTCGGCCAGCCATGGCACCCTCACCAGCATGCAGGTTGTCCAGACTGAGTACATGGAGACAGAGACCACGGGGGCGCCCGGTGTAGACGGGAATCTGCCTTTGTTCATTGTGCTGGACACTAATGTCCTGTTGAACCACCTGAAGTTCCTAGATGACCTGAAGGACCAACAGATCAGTGGTATGGGCCGACCGGTGCTTGTGGTGCCCTGGGTTGTCATGCAG GAGCTTGACGCCCTGAAGTCACAGGACATGCTGAACAAGCCAGGCCGGACCCTGAAGCTGGAGACTCAGCACCAGGCGGCTCAGGCTGTCAGGTACCTGTACAAGTGCCTACAGAACCGCCACCCCAGGGTCAGGGGACAGACCGCACAGGAG GGCTCTGTGAAGCTTGTTGGGTTTAACCCAGAGTGTAACGATGACCGGGTGCTGCAGTGCTGCCTCATGTACAGTCAGAAGTACACCGGAGTGAACGTCATTCTGTTCACCAACGACAAGAACCTCTGTAACAAGGCAGTCATCAACGGCATGCAGTCCTTCACAAGGGAGACCCTGATGTCTGGCATCAAGGCTATGTACCCTGAGGAGGTGGTCGCAGCACCTATAG TTACAAGACCTAAGAACCCCATAGCTGTGCCAGTGAAGCAGGAAAGCAGGAACCAGATCAGGAGCCCCTGTGTGAGCCCGCCCATGGCTCCCCCCAACAGAGCCACAACTCCACCCATGCCTCCCCCCGCCCGAACCAACCAAACCAGGGGCACAGATCCTACCAGCCGCAGGAAACAAATG GCTGATGACGTGCTGTGTGGTATGAAGACACTGCTGAAGGCTGTCTTTGCAGTTGTGCTGGAGACTGAGATGAAAGCTGTGTACGATGACACCTG GAAGATGATTGTTTACCGCAAGCCCCCGTGGTCCCTCCAGGATCTTCTGCTCTGCTTTGACAAACACTGGATTGCTGTGTTTG GCATGTTCCTGAGCCGGGATGTGAAGGAGCACCTGGACAGCCTGGTGAAGCACTTCACCCGCGGCCGCAGCTATGGGGTGGACCTGCAGGAGACGCTGCAGCTGCTGCAGGATGCCCTGCAGCTGGTCAGGCAGCTGCACAACCACAGCAC TTATGACGGGACCCTGCCTAAGGTGATCTCAGAGCTGCAGACAGCACAGCATCAGTGTCAGGAGGTCCTGAGTGGGAACATGTCCTGTCTGACTGTTAAACAACCTGTTCCACCCACAACTGCCCCTCTGCATGCACCTCAACAACAG GAGCCGACCAACAGTCCAGACGTCCAGATGTGGATAACCTTTGACGTTGTCTGGAAGGCTGTCAGCTACTTCCT AGTGAAGATTTTTAATGGGTTGGACTACAAACACTCCATCCCCCAGCCTGCGGAGAACATGGCTGACCTCCCCTCCAAGTACGAGGCTGTGACATTTATGTGCAAACTCCACCCACTGCTGGCTAGGGTGGTCCTCGACATGGAAAA CTTTCTGAAGTTGGAAAGGGCGGAGCAGCTACAGCCCCTGTCTACAAGTCTCTGTAACGCAATCCACGACTTCCTCAATCAACTG GTCTAcaccaacagtgagcccagtAGTCTGCAGTATCCCACTGTGGTACAG CCATCAGTGCTGACTCCTGATGTGCTGATCAGATATTGCAGGGACCCTCTGGCACA GGAGCGCATGGGCAGGGGGCTACAGCAGCTGGGCACCTATCTGACCCAGCTTATACAGTGTGGGAACTTCATCTTCCCTGAGGCCAGCAAGAACAACTGGTTACAACAGGCTTAA
- the LOC136442489 gene encoding transcriptional protein SWT1-like isoform X1: MSTVSSTKTPLPLGWVKCHSKSHPGYCYYFNMSTRARTWQRPVLDEEEAKGPKEAEKKQETRKSHDSGVHSDREDKSPTNDAASCVSMTSLTSEKVSHYFSSMLDKKAGPSSAVSPSEAPSERGQKRKIEDDFSDNESMLSLSAFSMSSLLSLKSKKDAPAAQKWKPLDQTSPHNDVDYGQPSETAAAATTSAGQQSQAGSDPKTGTGLKKLSTKGLTLKKLPPKISTVSRPPRSPSLTTRSPNQQQRTANTAVSPSPVRKEGPSNASSTSVDNGLDPLPDYDEVEGYTAPAPGKAKHKRMKASLPSHDLRNNITGKPVELVKTNKYSYNRGPASYVRNKLKERDLREKLTSKSMPPPMGPPSHFARPKAPRQDGVFKAPFPVGHRQQKPYYRGQSWRDHNGNHNNQEDYYTLGQLPFSLEVTTVNRTDENWGDSLTVCESPKFRSGDIDKVTCTVDQRDHRRVALDGETNAALGRDTSLPQENNAVPQENFDDIVEMDIDMDVETEERLINEIQEVRGHLSTDASASHGTLTSMQVVQTEYMETETTGAPGVDGNLPLFIVLDTNVLLNHLKFLDDLKDQQISGMGRPVLVVPWVVMQELDALKSQDMLNKPGRTLKLETQHQAAQAVRYLYKCLQNRHPRVRGQTAQEGSVKLVGFNPECNDDRVLQCCLMYSQKYTGVNVILFTNDKNLCNKAVINGMQSFTRETLMSGIKAMYPEEVVAAPIVTRPKNPIAVPVKQESRNQIRSPCVSPPMAPPNRATTPPMPPPARTNQTRGTDPTSRRKQMADDVLCGMKTLLKAVFAVVLETEMKAVYDDTWKMIVYRKPPWSLQDLLLCFDKHWIAVFGMFLSRDVKEHLDSLVKHFTRGRSYGVDLQETLQLLQDALQLVRQLHNHSTYDGTLPKVISELQTAQHQCQEVLSGNMSCLTVKQPVPPTTAPLHAPQQQEPTNSPDVQMWITFDVVWKAVSYFLVKIFNGLDYKHSIPQPAENMADLPSKYEAVTFMCKLHPLLARVVLDMENFLKLERAEQLQPLSTSLCNAIHDFLNQLVYTNSEPSSLQYPTVVQPSVLTPDVLIRYCRDPLAQERMGRGLQQLGTYLTQLIQCGNFIFPEASKNNWLQQA; the protein is encoded by the exons CAGGAGACTCGTAAGAGCCACGACTCTGGAGTGCACTCTGACAGGGAGGACAAGTCCCCTACAAACGATGCTGCCAGCTGTGTCTCCATGACTTCATTGACTTCGGAAAAG GTGTCACATTACTTCAGCTCCATGTTGGACAAGAAAGCAGGACCGAGCAGCGCGGTCTCCCCCTCAGAGGCGCCGTCAGAAAGGGGCCAGAAGCGCAAGATCGAGGATGACTTCAGCGACAACGAGAGCATGCTCTCGCTCAGTGCCTTCTCTATGTCCTCTCTGTTGTCACTCAAGAGCAAGAAAGATGCCCCTGCAGCCCAGAAATGGAAACCCCTTGATCAGACGTCACCACACAATGACGTAGATTACGGACAGCCCAGTGAgactgcagcagcagcaaccaCGTCCGCTGGACAACAGTCACAGGCAGGGAGTGACCCAAAAACTGGCACAGGTCTGAAGAAACTTTCTACCAAGGGACTGACCCTGAAAAAACTGCCACCAAAGATATCTACTGTAAGCCGTCCTCCTAGATCTCCTAGCCTGACTACAAGATCTCCCAACCAACAGCAGCGCACAGCTAACACTGCAGTTAGTCCCTCACCTGTACGGAAGGAGGGGCCATCCAACGCCAGCAGTACTTCAGTTGACAATGGTTTGGACCCTCTTCCTGACTATGATGAGGTTGAGGGCTACACTGCACCAGCCCCTGGCAAGGCAAAACACAAGCGGATGAAAGCCTCCCTGCCTTCGCATGACCTCAGGAACAATATCACAGGAAAGCCTGTGGAACTGGTCAAGACAAACAAGTATAGCTATAATAGAGGTCCGGCCAGCTATGTGAGGAACAAGCTGAAAGAGAGGGACCTGCGCGAAAAGCTGACAAGTAAATCCATGCCGCCACCTATGGGGCCACCGAGTCACTTTGCCCGACCGAAGGCTCCAAGACAAGATGGAGTTTTCAAAGCCCCGTTTCCCGTGGGCCACAGGCAGCAGAAACCCTACTACAGAGGCCAGTCATGGAGGGACCACAACGGGAACCACAACAACCAGGAAGACTATTACACTCTCGGACAGCTGCCCTTCTCCCTGGAAGTCACCACGGTAAACCGCACAGATGAGAACTGGGGAGACAGTTTAACCGTGTGCGAGAGCCCAAAGTTCAGAAGTGGGGATATAGACAAGGTGACGTGTACAGTGGATCAACGGGATCACAGAAGAGTCGCTCTTGATGGGGAGACAAATGCCGCTCTTGGCAGGGACACCAGCCTACCTCAGGAAAACAATGCAGTGCCTCAGGAGAACTTTGACGACATTGTAGAGATGGACATCGACATGGACGTAGAGACGGAGGAAAGATTGATCAACGAGATCCAAGAAGTCCGGGGGCACCTCTCTACTGACGCGTCGGCCAGCCATGGCACCCTCACCAGCATGCAGGTTGTCCAGACTGAGTACATGGAGACAGAGACCACGGGGGCGCCCGGTGTAGACGGGAATCTGCCTTTGTTCATTGTGCTGGACACTAATGTCCTGTTGAACCACCTGAAGTTCCTAGATGACCTGAAGGACCAACAGATCAGTGGTATGGGCCGACCGGTGCTTGTGGTGCCCTGGGTTGTCATGCAG GAGCTTGACGCCCTGAAGTCACAGGACATGCTGAACAAGCCAGGCCGGACCCTGAAGCTGGAGACTCAGCACCAGGCGGCTCAGGCTGTCAGGTACCTGTACAAGTGCCTACAGAACCGCCACCCCAGGGTCAGGGGACAGACCGCACAGGAG GGCTCTGTGAAGCTTGTTGGGTTTAACCCAGAGTGTAACGATGACCGGGTGCTGCAGTGCTGCCTCATGTACAGTCAGAAGTACACCGGAGTGAACGTCATTCTGTTCACCAACGACAAGAACCTCTGTAACAAGGCAGTCATCAACGGCATGCAGTCCTTCACAAGGGAGACCCTGATGTCTGGCATCAAGGCTATGTACCCTGAGGAGGTGGTCGCAGCACCTATAG TTACAAGACCTAAGAACCCCATAGCTGTGCCAGTGAAGCAGGAAAGCAGGAACCAGATCAGGAGCCCCTGTGTGAGCCCGCCCATGGCTCCCCCCAACAGAGCCACAACTCCACCCATGCCTCCCCCCGCCCGAACCAACCAAACCAGGGGCACAGATCCTACCAGCCGCAGGAAACAAATG GCTGATGACGTGCTGTGTGGTATGAAGACACTGCTGAAGGCTGTCTTTGCAGTTGTGCTGGAGACTGAGATGAAAGCTGTGTACGATGACACCTG GAAGATGATTGTTTACCGCAAGCCCCCGTGGTCCCTCCAGGATCTTCTGCTCTGCTTTGACAAACACTGGATTGCTGTGTTTG GCATGTTCCTGAGCCGGGATGTGAAGGAGCACCTGGACAGCCTGGTGAAGCACTTCACCCGCGGCCGCAGCTATGGGGTGGACCTGCAGGAGACGCTGCAGCTGCTGCAGGATGCCCTGCAGCTGGTCAGGCAGCTGCACAACCACAGCAC TTATGACGGGACCCTGCCTAAGGTGATCTCAGAGCTGCAGACAGCACAGCATCAGTGTCAGGAGGTCCTGAGTGGGAACATGTCCTGTCTGACTGTTAAACAACCTGTTCCACCCACAACTGCCCCTCTGCATGCACCTCAACAACAG GAGCCGACCAACAGTCCAGACGTCCAGATGTGGATAACCTTTGACGTTGTCTGGAAGGCTGTCAGCTACTTCCT AGTGAAGATTTTTAATGGGTTGGACTACAAACACTCCATCCCCCAGCCTGCGGAGAACATGGCTGACCTCCCCTCCAAGTACGAGGCTGTGACATTTATGTGCAAACTCCACCCACTGCTGGCTAGGGTGGTCCTCGACATGGAAAA CTTTCTGAAGTTGGAAAGGGCGGAGCAGCTACAGCCCCTGTCTACAAGTCTCTGTAACGCAATCCACGACTTCCTCAATCAACTG GTCTAcaccaacagtgagcccagtAGTCTGCAGTATCCCACTGTGGTACAG CCATCAGTGCTGACTCCTGATGTGCTGATCAGATATTGCAGGGACCCTCTGGCACA GGAGCGCATGGGCAGGGGGCTACAGCAGCTGGGCACCTATCTGACCCAGCTTATACAGTGTGGGAACTTCATCTTCCCTGAGGCCAGCAAGAACAACTGGTTACAACAGGCTTAA